A window of the Thalassoglobus sp. JC818 genome harbors these coding sequences:
- a CDS encoding phosphoribosylaminoimidazolesuccinocarboxamide synthase has protein sequence MPHPPVVTTSIPDVPVQRGKVRDIYDFGDRLLLIATDRISAFDWILPTAISDKGRVLTQISAFWFSQITLPHHLLSLDPSELPIPEGVNLAELEGRSMVVRKTKVIPVECVVRGYLEGSGWKEYQKSQTVCGEPLPPGLLQGSQLPEPIFTPATKAEQGHDENISFQQMCNLLGANLAEDLRKKSLEIYRTAVSRAEQCGIIIADTKFEFGLIGSEVILIDEVLTPDSSRFWAKETYEPGHAQLSFDKQFVREWLESTNWDKNSPPPELPPEIVSQTRSKYIDAYEQLTGESFAWKEE, from the coding sequence ATGCCTCACCCTCCGGTTGTCACAACTTCCATTCCCGATGTTCCAGTGCAACGCGGAAAAGTCCGGGACATCTACGATTTCGGAGACCGATTGCTGCTCATTGCAACAGATCGGATCAGCGCCTTCGACTGGATCCTTCCCACAGCCATTTCAGACAAGGGACGCGTCCTCACGCAGATCAGTGCCTTCTGGTTCTCTCAGATTACACTCCCGCACCACCTTCTCTCTCTCGACCCGAGCGAGCTACCGATTCCGGAAGGAGTAAATCTCGCCGAACTCGAAGGCCGATCAATGGTCGTTCGAAAAACAAAAGTCATCCCGGTCGAGTGCGTCGTCCGAGGCTACCTGGAAGGCTCAGGCTGGAAGGAATACCAGAAATCGCAAACCGTCTGCGGAGAGCCACTCCCGCCGGGACTGCTTCAGGGAAGCCAGCTTCCGGAACCGATCTTCACACCAGCCACAAAAGCAGAGCAAGGACACGACGAGAACATCTCGTTCCAACAGATGTGTAATCTGCTCGGTGCGAACCTCGCAGAAGACTTGAGAAAGAAGAGCCTGGAAATCTATCGCACAGCGGTGAGCCGAGCCGAACAGTGCGGAATCATCATCGCGGACACCAAGTTTGAGTTCGGGCTGATCGGCAGCGAAGTCATTCTCATTGACGAAGTTCTCACTCCGGACAGTTCGCGTTTCTGGGCGAAAGAGACTTACGAACCAGGCCACGCGCAGCTTTCTTTCGACAAGCAGTTCGTCCGCGAATGGCTGGAATCAACCAACTGGGACAAGAACAGCCCGCCGCCCGAATTGCCGCCGGAGATCGTTTCACAGACGCGAAGCAAATACATCGACGCCTACGAACAATTGACCGGCGAAAGCTTCGCTTGGAAAGAGGAATAA
- a CDS encoding ABC transporter permease — protein sequence MELLKKHRNEFGLVLAIAVVTLVTTWLSPSYQQQPLGNAQSIMRHAAMLGVFAFGAAIVIIAGGIDLSSGSVIAFSGTLFFGLIVLLVPKTDRGQPMTGDVATWILVVSGLATLFCAVLIGTFHAWLINIIELPPFVATLASLVGLRSLARLLSARMTGGEQITVNDERLLSIGSEAWWIPVALWIVLAIVFWIMMNRTIIGRHLYAMGGNETAAKLSGIQTERLKWLAYCIGSVTAAISGILYAAYVGSVSAANAGLGYELNAIASAVVGGCSLAGGIGTIPGVMLGALFLRLVIDSVQKLAVTDSDRIEGLVVGVLVVLAVAVNTLRFEGGRSKQFFPGWLGLMNVGILSLIAGVLYAVTATEHAISRGFTVGLGLLLILAIRAVYERASNRSRTR from the coding sequence ATGGAACTGTTAAAGAAACACCGAAATGAATTCGGTCTCGTTCTCGCCATCGCTGTCGTGACGCTTGTGACCACGTGGCTCAGCCCTTCCTATCAACAGCAACCACTCGGTAACGCCCAGTCCATCATGCGCCATGCTGCCATGCTCGGCGTTTTTGCGTTCGGCGCAGCGATCGTGATCATCGCTGGGGGAATCGACCTTTCCAGCGGATCGGTGATCGCGTTCAGCGGGACTCTCTTTTTCGGACTGATCGTCCTACTTGTCCCCAAAACCGACCGCGGACAGCCCATGACAGGCGATGTCGCCACCTGGATTCTCGTCGTTTCCGGGCTCGCGACGCTCTTCTGCGCCGTCCTCATCGGCACATTTCACGCCTGGCTGATCAACATCATCGAGCTTCCACCTTTTGTGGCAACACTCGCATCACTCGTCGGCCTTCGAAGCCTCGCTCGCCTGCTGTCGGCACGAATGACCGGAGGCGAACAGATCACCGTGAACGACGAACGGCTCCTGTCAATCGGGTCTGAAGCGTGGTGGATCCCGGTTGCGTTGTGGATCGTTCTGGCAATTGTGTTCTGGATCATGATGAACCGAACGATCATCGGTCGGCATCTGTACGCCATGGGCGGCAACGAAACCGCCGCCAAGCTCTCAGGGATTCAAACAGAACGCCTGAAATGGCTCGCCTACTGTATCGGGAGCGTCACAGCAGCGATTTCCGGCATCCTGTACGCAGCTTATGTCGGTTCCGTGAGTGCTGCGAACGCCGGACTCGGCTACGAACTCAACGCAATCGCGTCAGCGGTTGTTGGGGGATGCAGCCTCGCTGGGGGTATCGGAACCATTCCTGGCGTCATGCTGGGAGCCTTGTTCCTCCGACTTGTCATCGACTCAGTGCAAAAGCTGGCAGTCACGGATTCGGACCGAATTGAAGGTCTGGTCGTCGGTGTGCTCGTTGTTCTGGCTGTGGCAGTTAACACTCTTCGTTTCGAAGGGGGCCGCTCGAAGCAGTTCTTCCCCGGCTGGCTGGGCTTGATGAATGTCGGAATCCTGTCGTTAATCGCGGGCGTGCTCTACGCCGTCACAGCAACGGAACACGCCATTTCACGCGGCTTCACCGTCGGCCTGGGACTTCTCTTGATTCTCGCCATCCGAGCTGTCTACGAACGAGCTTCGAACCGCTCGCGGACTCGCTGA
- the thrS gene encoding threonine--tRNA ligase has translation MPRIQLPDGTIQDIADGSSALDVARGIGERLANATVAAEIDGVIVDANRPLTEVSDADPIPLKLLTTRDSEAVGVLRHSCAHVMARAVMRLFDGVGLAFGPTTGNGFYYDFDLETPISEEDFPRIEAEMQSIIKDSEPFERFHLDRDEAVELVTGLNQELKAEHIQTGLADHGTLSFYRQGEFVDLCRGPHVPDAGRIKAFKLVSVAGSYWKGDSKNKRLQRLYGTAFFDKKDMKAYLEQVDEAKRRDHRVLGKQHGLFSISPEVGSGLCLWLPKGATVRALLEDFIKQELLKRGYQPVYSPHIGRAELYETSGHFPYYRDSQFAPIFGHPAGQLVDYWKQCLTANEIDEKVEKDFLEAAKDIGCPFEDFPKAGANEEKLAYLSKWEKQQERYLLKPMNCPHHVQMYQAQPRSYRDLPVRLAEFGTVYRHEQSGELNGMLRVRGLTQDDAHLFCTPEQVEQEFKETLDLVKFVLASVGLENYRVQLSLRDPDSDKYVGSEDLWDRAEGTLRKVLQESGLEFTECAGEAAFYGPKADFMVSDAIGREWQLGTVQLDYNLPERFKLEYVGSDNQTHRPVMIHRAPFGSMERFVGMLIEHFAAAFPLWLAPEQIRILNLNDEMLPFCEEVQQRFRQAGFRTSIDRQSANVKKKIRDAQLDLVPYMLIVGPKDKEKGGVSVRDRIEGDLGFMSLDDAVAKLVQERDERTIRQVIKSDVKVFSGGGDGAENEY, from the coding sequence ATGCCAAGAATTCAGCTTCCCGACGGGACAATTCAAGACATCGCAGACGGTTCTTCAGCTCTGGATGTCGCTCGCGGGATTGGCGAACGCCTCGCGAACGCAACAGTTGCTGCCGAAATTGACGGTGTCATTGTTGATGCGAACCGACCCTTAACCGAAGTCAGCGACGCAGATCCGATTCCGCTGAAATTGTTGACGACTCGGGACTCAGAAGCTGTCGGCGTCCTGCGACATTCCTGTGCTCATGTGATGGCACGGGCAGTGATGAGATTGTTCGACGGAGTCGGTTTGGCATTCGGGCCGACCACAGGCAACGGCTTCTACTACGATTTCGACTTGGAGACTCCGATCAGCGAGGAAGACTTTCCTCGGATCGAAGCCGAGATGCAGTCGATCATTAAAGACTCGGAACCGTTCGAGCGTTTTCATCTCGATCGCGACGAAGCGGTGGAATTGGTGACTGGACTCAATCAGGAATTGAAGGCTGAGCACATTCAGACAGGCTTGGCGGATCATGGAACCTTAAGCTTCTATCGACAGGGTGAGTTCGTCGATCTCTGCCGCGGACCACATGTCCCGGATGCGGGGCGGATCAAAGCTTTCAAGCTTGTCAGTGTCGCCGGTTCCTATTGGAAGGGCGATTCGAAGAACAAGCGTCTTCAACGTTTGTACGGGACGGCCTTCTTCGACAAGAAAGACATGAAGGCTTATCTCGAACAGGTCGATGAAGCGAAGCGTCGCGATCATCGAGTGCTCGGCAAGCAGCATGGTCTGTTTTCGATTTCACCGGAAGTCGGTTCAGGGTTGTGTTTGTGGTTGCCGAAAGGGGCGACTGTTCGCGCGTTGCTTGAAGACTTCATCAAGCAGGAGCTTCTGAAGCGGGGGTATCAACCCGTCTATTCGCCGCACATTGGTCGAGCGGAGCTTTACGAAACGAGCGGCCACTTCCCGTATTACCGGGACTCGCAGTTCGCGCCGATCTTCGGTCATCCCGCAGGTCAGCTCGTCGACTACTGGAAGCAGTGTCTGACAGCGAATGAAATCGATGAGAAGGTAGAGAAAGACTTTCTGGAAGCAGCAAAGGACATTGGATGTCCCTTCGAAGACTTTCCCAAAGCCGGTGCGAATGAAGAGAAACTCGCCTATCTCAGCAAATGGGAAAAGCAGCAGGAACGATATCTTCTGAAGCCGATGAACTGCCCGCACCATGTGCAGATGTATCAGGCGCAACCTCGTTCGTACCGAGACTTGCCCGTTCGGCTTGCTGAGTTTGGAACCGTTTACCGTCACGAGCAATCTGGCGAACTGAACGGAATGCTACGCGTGCGCGGGCTGACTCAGGACGATGCCCATCTCTTCTGTACTCCGGAACAGGTCGAGCAGGAGTTCAAGGAAACACTCGATCTCGTGAAGTTCGTGCTGGCGAGTGTCGGGTTAGAGAACTACCGCGTCCAACTGTCGCTCCGCGATCCGGATTCGGATAAGTACGTCGGATCAGAAGACCTGTGGGACCGTGCTGAAGGCACACTTCGAAAGGTCCTCCAGGAGTCAGGTTTGGAGTTCACAGAGTGTGCGGGCGAAGCGGCCTTTTATGGACCGAAAGCAGACTTCATGGTCAGCGATGCAATCGGTCGTGAATGGCAACTTGGAACCGTTCAACTGGACTACAATCTTCCTGAACGCTTTAAGCTCGAATACGTTGGCTCCGACAATCAGACACACCGTCCGGTCATGATTCACCGTGCTCCGTTCGGGTCGATGGAACGATTTGTCGGGATGTTGATTGAACACTTTGCAGCAGCGTTTCCGCTGTGGCTGGCACCGGAGCAGATCCGCATTCTCAATCTGAACGACGAGATGCTTCCGTTCTGCGAGGAAGTCCAACAGAGATTCCGTCAGGCGGGATTTCGAACCTCGATCGATCGGCAATCAGCGAATGTCAAAAAGAAGATCCGCGACGCCCAGTTGGATTTAGTCCCGTACATGTTGATCGTTGGCCCGAAAGACAAAGAGAAGGGCGGAGTGTCGGTGCGAGACAGGATAGAGGGCGACCTTGGCTTTATGTCGCTGGATGATGCGGTGGCAAAGCTGGTTCAGGAACGCGACGAAAGAACGATTCGGCAGGTCATCAAGTCTGATGTGAAAGTCTTCTCCGGTGGAGGAGATGGAGCTGAGAACGAGTATTGA
- the corA gene encoding magnesium/cobalt transporter CorA — protein MIRKFVRKVRAKKPVFRRRTPNASPPGTVRSDSKNLDVQLRQIRFSKENLDDRRIEMHPKLHTQIHDHSPQEAVLWLDVVGVGNGDAVGQIGQKFGLHSLALEDVVHTHQRSKYDDYEDHIFFVARMLKSTDSIESEQVSLFLGAGFVISFQELEGDCFEPIRERIRQHTRIRGQQADYLFYAMIDAIIDGYFPRLEAIGAKLEELEEKILNQRDEIEEVFELRREIMWIRKNVWQLREALQSLMTHEHPLISSGTQTYLRDCHDHTVQLIEVSEVFRDQCANLRDLSLAMSGMKANEVMKTLTIFATIFMPMSFIAGVYGMNFDNRASDWNMPETEWTFGYPYALGLMAAIGIGLLFYFWRKGWLKE, from the coding sequence GTGATTCGAAAATTTGTCCGGAAAGTACGAGCGAAGAAACCAGTCTTTCGTCGTCGTACTCCGAATGCTTCGCCGCCGGGAACAGTTCGCTCGGACTCAAAGAACCTGGATGTCCAGCTACGGCAGATTCGATTTTCGAAAGAGAATCTCGATGACCGACGCATTGAGATGCATCCCAAGCTGCATACGCAGATTCACGATCATTCGCCACAGGAGGCAGTCTTGTGGCTTGATGTTGTGGGAGTCGGCAATGGAGATGCTGTTGGTCAAATCGGCCAGAAGTTTGGGCTCCATTCCTTGGCGCTGGAAGATGTGGTGCATACCCATCAGCGGTCAAAGTACGACGACTATGAGGATCACATTTTCTTTGTGGCCCGCATGTTGAAGTCGACCGATTCGATCGAGAGTGAACAGGTCAGCCTGTTCCTCGGGGCTGGGTTCGTGATCTCATTTCAGGAGCTTGAAGGGGATTGCTTTGAGCCCATCCGAGAGCGAATTCGACAACATACGCGCATCCGTGGACAGCAGGCGGATTACCTCTTCTACGCGATGATTGATGCCATCATCGATGGTTACTTTCCAAGACTGGAAGCGATTGGAGCAAAGCTCGAGGAACTCGAAGAGAAGATTCTCAATCAGAGAGATGAGATTGAGGAAGTCTTCGAACTGCGCCGCGAGATCATGTGGATTCGTAAGAACGTCTGGCAGCTGCGAGAAGCTTTGCAGTCACTGATGACTCACGAGCATCCGCTGATTTCAAGCGGAACGCAAACCTATTTGCGGGACTGTCACGATCACACTGTGCAGCTGATTGAAGTGTCCGAAGTTTTTCGTGATCAGTGTGCGAATCTGCGTGACCTGTCGCTGGCGATGTCGGGTATGAAAGCAAATGAGGTCATGAAGACTTTGACAATCTTCGCGACCATCTTCATGCCGATGAGTTTTATCGCTGGCGTGTACGGCATGAACTTCGACAACAGAGCATCCGACTGGAATATGCCCGAAACTGAATGGACGTTCGGCTATCCCTACGCTCTCGGGTTGATGGCAGCCATTGGAATCGGGCTGTTGTTTTACTTTTGGAGAAAAGGCTGGCTCAAAGAGTGA
- a CDS encoding PilZ domain-containing protein yields the protein MKLSRTERVRLERLIEVDACSNDSIKHNRRLSNRVPVRLIATLLLKHEHTRECRSVSLGGRVLNLSKGGAMIAMDRVIETETVFIRFLSEAAGPNVIQSRLVHSSMDRKSDHPHVYGVEFQKLLTDHQFAELLRSQNTVDEDDQISPAF from the coding sequence ATGAAGTTGTCGCGAACAGAGAGAGTGCGGCTCGAACGGTTGATCGAAGTGGATGCTTGCAGCAATGACAGCATCAAGCACAATCGACGCTTATCCAATCGGGTTCCTGTCCGACTGATCGCGACACTGTTGCTCAAGCACGAGCATACGCGAGAGTGTCGTTCGGTGTCGCTGGGAGGTCGAGTTCTTAACCTCTCCAAAGGGGGAGCGATGATCGCGATGGATCGGGTCATTGAAACGGAAACGGTATTCATCCGTTTTCTGTCCGAAGCTGCCGGGCCCAATGTGATTCAGTCTCGCCTTGTTCACTCGTCAATGGATCGCAAGAGTGACCATCCCCATGTCTACGGCGTCGAGTTTCAGAAGCTTCTGACAGATCATCAGTTTGCCGAGTTGCTTCGATCGCAAAACACGGTCGATGAAGACGATCAAATCTCGCCAGCTTTCTAG
- a CDS encoding beta-ribofuranosylaminobenzene 5'-phosphate synthase family protein has translation MQSLNLMIETGARLHFGPLSYRPEVGRHFGGIGLMIREPGVSLRFSADAERDDSDRSGESIVVFDECSRASAIAKTIREARPDWDRPIDIDVASEIPSHQGLGSGTQLSMAVAEGLASLHGVNDLSLCELASLGRRGSRSTIGLHGYQTGGFLVDAGHAPGAALGELACRIEFPENWPVVLVTPPQSSGLSGEGEAEAFAELSPMSQEMTGELCRLVLTGILPGIQSQVFSEFCHALQRYGDLAGEFFREVQGGRYSHSEMEGLAKRIAQLADPVCVVQSSWGPTVAVFVENDLSAQQLVDSLNVDLASRDWKITRTSALNTGRRLSFE, from the coding sequence ATGCAATCGCTCAATTTGATGATTGAAACCGGTGCGCGATTGCATTTTGGTCCCCTCTCGTACCGTCCTGAAGTCGGTCGACATTTTGGTGGCATCGGGCTCATGATCCGCGAACCGGGCGTATCGCTCAGGTTTTCTGCGGACGCCGAACGCGACGATTCTGATCGTTCCGGCGAGTCTATAGTTGTGTTCGATGAGTGCAGTCGTGCGAGCGCGATTGCGAAGACGATTCGGGAAGCACGTCCGGATTGGGATCGTCCGATTGACATCGATGTCGCTTCCGAGATTCCCTCACACCAGGGGCTTGGGTCGGGGACACAGCTTTCGATGGCCGTCGCTGAGGGTTTGGCTTCGCTTCACGGAGTGAATGACTTGAGTCTCTGTGAGTTGGCCTCATTGGGACGTCGAGGAAGCCGCTCGACGATCGGGCTTCACGGCTATCAAACCGGAGGCTTTCTCGTTGATGCCGGGCACGCACCGGGAGCGGCATTGGGTGAACTCGCGTGTCGCATTGAATTTCCGGAGAACTGGCCGGTCGTTCTTGTGACTCCTCCTCAGTCTTCAGGGCTCTCGGGGGAAGGGGAAGCGGAGGCGTTTGCCGAATTGTCGCCAATGTCGCAGGAGATGACTGGAGAGCTGTGTCGACTGGTGTTGACCGGCATTCTTCCGGGAATTCAATCGCAAGTTTTCTCCGAGTTTTGCCACGCCCTACAGCGTTACGGAGACTTAGCTGGCGAGTTCTTCCGGGAAGTTCAAGGGGGACGGTATTCTCACTCCGAAATGGAAGGTCTGGCCAAGCGAATCGCACAGCTTGCCGATCCGGTCTGTGTCGTTCAATCTTCGTGGGGGCCGACGGTTGCGGTGTTCGTGGAGAACGATCTGTCAGCTCAACAGCTTGTTGATTCACTGAATGTTGATCTAGCTTCACGCGACTGGAAAATCACGCGAACTTCCGCACTCAATACTGGTCGGCGGCTTTCGTTTGAATGA
- a CDS encoding trypsin-like peptidase domain-containing protein, translating into MMNRRLISPTFALLLLITQAVVGQDEQRWPVAIDRVPDAFSKPAPTSVGDLREMQDHLSTLVPLLKECTVNLSVGGAQGSGVIVDPKGLILSAAHVTGPPGRPVSIVTNDGKTYRGKTLGRNVILDASMVQISSSRDDWPYCEIAEEASSPGDWCLVLAHPGGYQVTRGQVLRLGRVILQNRWLIQSDCELVGGDSGGPLFGIDGKLIGINTRIGESTDLNFHVPASAYTDGWERFVAGEDFRTHSGAYLGIVGKVNPSGTGLIITDVLAGEPADRAGVEQGDILLTFENRRVRSFEQLRDLIGEEPPGKSVSLELLRDEEIVNVNARLGMRWD; encoded by the coding sequence ATGATGAATCGCCGACTCATTTCTCCGACCTTCGCATTGTTGCTCCTGATCACGCAAGCTGTTGTTGGGCAGGATGAACAGAGATGGCCGGTGGCGATTGACCGAGTCCCCGATGCGTTTTCAAAGCCCGCCCCGACATCGGTTGGCGACCTGCGTGAAATGCAGGATCACCTCTCGACACTCGTTCCTCTGTTGAAAGAATGCACGGTCAACCTGAGCGTCGGAGGAGCTCAAGGCAGCGGAGTCATCGTCGATCCGAAGGGACTCATCCTATCCGCCGCCCATGTAACAGGCCCTCCTGGACGGCCCGTCTCAATCGTCACGAATGACGGCAAAACCTATCGCGGAAAGACACTCGGGCGGAACGTCATCCTCGATGCATCGATGGTGCAAATCAGCTCGAGTCGAGACGACTGGCCCTACTGTGAAATCGCAGAGGAAGCATCAAGCCCCGGCGACTGGTGCCTAGTTCTCGCTCATCCCGGCGGCTATCAGGTGACTCGCGGACAGGTCCTGCGACTAGGGCGGGTCATTCTTCAGAATCGATGGCTGATCCAATCCGACTGTGAACTGGTCGGCGGAGATTCAGGTGGACCACTCTTCGGGATCGACGGAAAACTGATCGGCATCAACACTCGGATCGGTGAAAGCACCGACTTGAACTTTCACGTCCCCGCCAGTGCTTACACGGACGGTTGGGAACGCTTTGTCGCTGGCGAAGATTTCCGCACCCACAGCGGGGCTTACCTCGGAATCGTCGGAAAAGTGAACCCTTCGGGAACGGGACTCATCATCACCGATGTCCTCGCTGGCGAGCCCGCCGATCGAGCGGGAGTCGAACAGGGAGACATCCTGCTCACCTTTGAAAATCGACGCGTTCGCTCGTTCGAACAACTGCGAGACCTCATCGGCGAAGAGCCCCCGGGAAAATCGGTCTCGCTGGAACTGCTCAGAGACGAGGAGATCGTGAACGTGAACGCTCGCCTCGGTATGAGATGGGATTGA
- a CDS encoding ribonuclease H-like domain-containing protein → MPASSSDVAYLIFDVEAVGDGDLISKVRYPSEKLSAEAGLRKYRDELIEQTGRDVLPPTFVLPASVAVAKVGRDFRLIGMSVLDEPNFRPHVIAEGFWNGWRHYGRPTFVTFNGRGYDMPVLEYAAYRYGLSIPDWFNVSAPAYEQCRNRYNSRSHVDMMDLFSNFGATRMNGGLNLLANLIGKPGKSGIDGSQVQDLFDAGRLQEINDYCRCDVLDTYFVFLRTRVLLGLLSIEDEGTIVAETKAWLEEQRDKDQAIAHYLEGWGDWVPPPNPE, encoded by the coding sequence ATGCCAGCCTCGTCATCGGATGTCGCTTATCTGATTTTTGACGTTGAAGCAGTTGGTGATGGCGACCTGATTTCCAAAGTTCGTTATCCCAGCGAGAAGCTCTCTGCAGAGGCGGGACTGCGGAAATATCGCGACGAGCTGATTGAGCAAACCGGTCGAGACGTTCTTCCTCCAACCTTTGTGCTGCCCGCTTCCGTGGCTGTCGCCAAAGTTGGCCGAGACTTTCGGCTGATCGGCATGTCCGTTCTGGACGAGCCAAATTTCCGCCCGCATGTGATCGCAGAGGGATTCTGGAACGGCTGGCGACATTACGGACGTCCCACTTTTGTGACGTTCAACGGTCGGGGTTACGACATGCCGGTCCTTGAATACGCTGCCTACCGCTATGGGCTCTCGATTCCCGACTGGTTCAACGTCTCCGCCCCTGCGTACGAGCAGTGTCGTAATCGGTACAACTCCCGCTCGCACGTCGACATGATGGACCTCTTCTCAAACTTTGGGGCGACTCGCATGAACGGCGGCTTGAACTTGCTCGCCAACCTCATCGGAAAACCTGGGAAGTCCGGGATCGATGGGTCTCAAGTGCAGGACTTGTTCGACGCTGGTCGCCTCCAAGAAATTAACGACTACTGTCGTTGCGACGTTCTCGACACGTATTTCGTCTTCCTCCGAACGAGAGTCTTACTCGGTCTCCTCTCGATCGAGGACGAAGGAACGATCGTGGCCGAGACGAAAGCCTGGCTGGAAGAACAACGAGACAAAGACCAGGCCATCGCACACTACCTGGAAGGATGGGGAGACTGGGTTCCACCTCCCAATCCGGAATGA
- a CDS encoding DUF309 domain-containing protein, with translation MTSTTKFIRLLPSTELPRYTHVPGSGTPHPYRDPRGHSYNRRPQPPKALKEERWSENRNYLIGLDYFNLGFYWEANDEWERLMRATGADSLTGLFLKGMVKMAAAGIKVREESIHGVRRHAASAGEVFADVAAESDRDRYCGLDFTLLQFAADRAAQLAYPTELEVGRPLRVFPFVLTPEPIPLQ, from the coding sequence ATGACTTCGACGACCAAATTCATCCGACTCCTGCCTTCGACAGAACTTCCTCGCTACACGCATGTTCCAGGATCTGGAACTCCGCATCCATACCGTGATCCTCGGGGGCACAGCTACAACCGTCGACCACAACCGCCGAAAGCTCTGAAAGAAGAACGCTGGTCTGAAAACAGGAACTATTTGATCGGTCTCGACTACTTCAATCTCGGTTTTTACTGGGAAGCGAATGATGAGTGGGAACGATTGATGCGAGCCACCGGAGCCGATTCTCTGACAGGTTTGTTCCTGAAGGGCATGGTCAAAATGGCGGCGGCCGGAATCAAGGTTCGTGAAGAGAGCATTCACGGTGTCCGTCGTCATGCTGCTTCTGCGGGCGAAGTATTCGCTGATGTGGCTGCCGAATCGGATCGTGATCGCTACTGCGGACTCGATTTTACATTACTTCAATTCGCAGCCGATCGCGCTGCTCAACTCGCTTATCCCACTGAACTCGAAGTGGGCCGACCTCTCCGCGTCTTTCCGTTTGTCCTGACTCCTGAGCCTATCCCGCTTCAGTAA
- a CDS encoding substrate-binding domain-containing protein gives MHQPVHPLAKILSLCLLCGFISGCPSETPQAGPGVANGTKRIVLLTNGPDPFWDTCEAGAVAAAEDLGLADKGYTLSYERGDFTDKGQLDKLKQYNLQSDIAAVGISVYNPESAAIAREMKKLRDKGVKVITFDGDIDREQFRDARFAYLGTDNLVGGRELGRAAKAIAPENAKYSFFVGSTSAANAVARMDGFVEGMEGTGTEIERLADGADKIKNRNNVEGALDRNSDLNMLVGIWAYNTPIIVQVVKDKKIRESTRVLCFDAAEASIKEMGDGNVDVMVVQNPYQIGAESVELLLALSEDDQETVDKFYPSYSQEGEGDLHRTDLRVVVPDGSAITADLFDPETVFMTYDEFKAWLAERSLVSS, from the coding sequence ATGCACCAGCCTGTTCATCCACTTGCAAAAATCCTGAGTCTCTGCCTGCTCTGCGGATTCATTTCGGGATGCCCCAGCGAAACACCGCAAGCTGGTCCGGGAGTGGCCAATGGTACCAAACGAATTGTCCTGCTGACGAACGGACCCGACCCTTTTTGGGACACCTGCGAAGCGGGTGCTGTCGCTGCCGCTGAAGACCTTGGGCTCGCCGACAAAGGCTACACACTCTCTTACGAACGTGGTGATTTCACCGACAAGGGTCAGCTCGACAAGTTGAAGCAGTACAACCTCCAGTCAGACATCGCAGCTGTCGGAATTTCAGTCTACAACCCGGAAAGTGCAGCCATTGCACGCGAAATGAAAAAGCTTCGGGACAAAGGAGTCAAAGTCATCACCTTTGACGGAGACATCGACCGAGAGCAATTCCGCGATGCCCGATTCGCCTACCTGGGAACAGACAATCTGGTTGGAGGACGTGAACTCGGACGGGCGGCAAAAGCGATTGCTCCCGAAAATGCGAAGTATTCATTCTTCGTCGGCAGCACCAGCGCTGCGAACGCTGTCGCCCGCATGGATGGATTCGTTGAAGGCATGGAAGGGACCGGAACAGAAATCGAGCGACTGGCCGACGGTGCTGACAAGATCAAGAACCGCAACAACGTAGAAGGTGCTCTCGATCGAAATTCTGACCTGAACATGCTCGTCGGAATCTGGGCGTACAACACGCCGATCATCGTCCAGGTGGTCAAAGACAAGAAGATCCGAGAATCGACCCGCGTTCTCTGCTTCGACGCTGCCGAAGCCAGCATCAAAGAAATGGGTGACGGAAACGTTGACGTGATGGTGGTTCAAAACCCTTACCAGATCGGTGCCGAAAGCGTCGAACTCCTGCTGGCTCTTTCCGAGGACGATCAGGAAACTGTTGACAAATTTTACCCGAGCTACAGCCAGGAAGGCGAAGGCGATCTGCATCGAACTGACCTGCGAGTCGTTGTTCCCGACGGAAGTGCGATCACAGCCGATCTGTTCGATCCAGAAACCGTCTTCATGACCTACGACGAGTTCAAAGCCTGGTTGGCAGAACGGTCTCTCGTCAGCTCGTAA